A section of the Streptomyces sp. Je 1-369 genome encodes:
- a CDS encoding M20/M25/M40 family metallo-hydrolase: MSGSSTGKAVTGEDEVVDLCRELIQIDTSNYGDHSGPGERKAAEYVAEKLAEVGLEPKIFESHPGRASTVARIEGEDPSRPALLIHGHTDVVPANAADWTHHPFSGEIADGCVWGRGAVDMKDMDAMTLAVVRERMRSGRKPPRDIVLAFLADEEAGGTYGARHLVDNHPGLFEGCTEAISEVGGFSFTVNENLRLYLVETAQKGMHWMKLTVDGTAGHGSMIHKDNAITELSEAVGRLGRHKFPVRVTKTLRHFLDELGDALGTELDPEDMDATLAKLGGIAKLIGASLQNTANPTQLGAGYKVNVIPGQATAHVDGRYLPGYEEEFLADLDRILGPRVKREDVHADKALETTFDGALVDAMQTALRAEDPIARAVPYMLSAGTDAKSFDDLGIRGFGFAPLKLPPELDFAGMFHGVDERVPVDGLKFGVRVLDRFIDAS, from the coding sequence GTGAGCGGGTCCAGCACGGGCAAGGCCGTCACCGGTGAGGACGAGGTCGTCGACCTCTGTCGCGAACTGATCCAGATCGATACGAGCAACTACGGCGACCACTCGGGCCCGGGGGAGCGCAAGGCCGCCGAGTACGTCGCGGAGAAACTCGCCGAGGTGGGGCTCGAGCCGAAGATCTTCGAGTCCCACCCGGGCCGGGCCTCCACGGTCGCCAGGATCGAGGGCGAGGACCCGTCGCGGCCCGCGCTCCTCATCCACGGCCACACGGACGTCGTCCCGGCCAACGCCGCGGACTGGACGCACCACCCCTTCTCCGGGGAGATCGCGGACGGCTGCGTGTGGGGCCGGGGCGCGGTCGACATGAAGGACATGGACGCGATGACCCTCGCGGTCGTCCGCGAGCGCATGCGGTCGGGCCGCAAGCCCCCGCGCGACATCGTCCTGGCGTTCCTCGCGGACGAGGAGGCGGGCGGCACGTACGGCGCGCGGCACCTGGTCGACAACCACCCCGGCCTCTTCGAGGGGTGCACGGAGGCGATCAGCGAGGTCGGCGGCTTCTCCTTCACCGTCAACGAGAACCTGCGGCTCTACCTCGTCGAGACGGCCCAGAAGGGCATGCACTGGATGAAGCTGACCGTGGACGGCACCGCCGGCCACGGGTCGATGATCCACAAGGACAACGCGATCACCGAGCTCTCCGAGGCCGTCGGACGGCTCGGGCGTCACAAGTTCCCGGTGCGCGTCACCAAGACGCTCCGGCACTTCCTCGACGAACTCGGCGACGCCCTCGGCACCGAGCTCGACCCGGAGGACATGGACGCGACGCTCGCCAAGCTCGGCGGCATCGCCAAGCTCATCGGCGCCTCCCTGCAGAACACCGCCAACCCCACGCAGCTCGGCGCCGGGTACAAGGTGAACGTGATTCCGGGCCAGGCCACCGCGCACGTCGACGGCCGCTACCTGCCCGGCTACGAGGAGGAGTTCCTCGCCGACCTCGACCGGATTCTCGGCCCGCGGGTCAAGCGCGAGGACGTTCATGCCGACAAGGCACTGGAGACCACCTTCGACGGTGCGCTCGTCGACGCCATGCAGACCGCCCTGCGCGCCGAGGACCCGATCGCCCGCGCCGTGCCGTACATGCTCTCGGCCGGCACGGACGCCAAGTCCTTCGACGACCTCGGCATCCGCGGCTTCGGCTTCGCGCCGCTGAAGCTGCCGCCGGAGCTGGACTTCGCGGGCATGTTCCACGGTGTCGACGAGCGGGTGCCGGTGGACGGCCTCAAGTTCGGCGTCCGGGTGCTCGACCGGTTCATCGACGCGTCCTGA
- a CDS encoding chaplin yields MRQVTRKGLITVAAATGVLAATGGYAHADSGAQGSSTNSPGVLSGNNVQLPVDVPVNVCGNTVNVVGVLNPAMGNSCANGGHKGGGSHKPSGGAKAQGHAGDSPGVGSGNNVQLPIDAPVNVCGNSVTIGGLGNPAMGNECANESGSTGTPPGGEKPPTEPEEPGKPEHPGNPEEPGKPGNPGEPGHPGNPGNPGNPGNPGNPETPGGSQSPHDPVKPIDDRAMPNNPQAQVVTPPEGTSQLASTGSELPLGLTLPIGAGAVLAGAVLYRKARASA; encoded by the coding sequence ATGCGACAGGTCACGCGCAAGGGCCTGATCACCGTGGCGGCCGCGACCGGCGTGCTCGCCGCGACCGGCGGTTACGCACACGCGGACTCGGGTGCTCAGGGAAGCAGCACGAATTCGCCCGGCGTGTTGTCGGGCAACAATGTCCAGCTTCCCGTCGACGTACCGGTCAACGTGTGCGGGAACACCGTGAACGTGGTCGGCGTCCTCAACCCGGCGATGGGCAACAGCTGCGCCAACGGCGGCCACAAGGGCGGCGGTTCGCACAAGCCGTCCGGCGGCGCCAAGGCGCAGGGGCACGCCGGTGACTCGCCCGGCGTCGGCTCCGGCAACAACGTGCAGCTGCCGATCGACGCCCCGGTGAACGTGTGCGGCAACAGCGTCACCATCGGCGGCCTCGGCAACCCGGCGATGGGCAACGAGTGCGCCAACGAATCCGGCTCCACGGGCACCCCGCCGGGCGGCGAGAAGCCCCCGACCGAACCCGAAGAGCCGGGCAAGCCGGAACACCCCGGCAATCCGGAGGAACCCGGCAAGCCGGGCAACCCGGGTGAACCCGGCCACCCCGGTAATCCCGGTAATCCCGGTAATCCCGGTAACCCCGGCAACCCGGAAACGCCCGGGGGCTCCCAGTCCCCGCACGACCCGGTCAAGCCGATCGACGACCGTGCCATGCCGAACAACCCGCAGGCGCAGGTCGTCACCCCGCCCGAGGGGACGTCGCAGCTCGCGTCGACTGGCAGTGAGCTGCCGCTCGGCCTCACGCTGCCGATCGGTGCGGGTGCGGTGCTCGCGGGCGCCGTGCTCTACCGCAAGGCCCGGGCGTCCGCCTGA
- a CDS encoding helix-turn-helix domain-containing protein → MFDRHAFTARRVTLGLSVEEMADEMMVARSTVYRWENGETCPSLRMLVQASRHLCAPLLSLMTDDDTEQRRKATAVDALLREGHSTTH, encoded by the coding sequence ATGTTCGATCGTCACGCTTTCACTGCCCGTCGCGTCACCCTTGGCCTGTCCGTTGAGGAGATGGCCGACGAAATGATGGTTGCTCGCTCCACCGTCTACCGGTGGGAGAACGGGGAGACCTGCCCGAGCCTGCGGATGCTCGTCCAGGCATCCCGGCACCTGTGCGCGCCGCTGCTTTCCCTCATGACCGACGACGACACCGAGCAGCGCCGCAAGGCCACGGCCGTTGACGCCCTGCTTCGCGAGGGACATTCCACGACTCACTGA
- a CDS encoding P22 phage major capsid protein family protein codes for MTDQNPMTVQEAVKSENSFAISQIVASTALEMLVGFKGLAHTVHRDAEEDFRGGVGTKVRIRRPEVLKAANFNGSVNSMVQPVKDTTIELEITDHALSAVEITDKEMRFDLYTFEQQITLPQSAGVGDYLEQNIANTMNQRTADGASGLITMKATQPRHAIIDAGTVLDKSRTAGRRWLAVSPDVKNVLLKDDNFSQVAQAGSDETLRGGIIGEAYGFTVVYSPFLADKTAVAYIGSAFAMAVCSPPVVRSEFSASAGHQGYSMRWLMTFNDDSLNQRSIMDAYVGSTVLDERRSVGLKLA; via the coding sequence ATGACCGATCAGAACCCTATGACCGTCCAGGAAGCCGTTAAGTCCGAGAACAGCTTCGCCATCTCCCAGATCGTCGCCTCTACGGCCCTGGAAATGCTGGTCGGGTTCAAGGGCCTGGCACACACGGTGCACCGGGACGCGGAGGAAGATTTCCGGGGCGGTGTCGGCACCAAGGTGCGCATCCGGCGTCCGGAGGTACTGAAGGCCGCCAACTTCAACGGCTCTGTGAACAGCATGGTGCAACCCGTCAAGGACACCACCATTGAGCTAGAGATCACCGATCACGCCCTGTCGGCGGTGGAGATCACAGACAAGGAGATGCGCTTCGACCTCTACACGTTCGAGCAGCAGATCACGCTTCCCCAGTCCGCGGGAGTCGGTGACTACCTGGAGCAGAACATTGCGAACACGATGAACCAGCGCACGGCCGACGGCGCTTCGGGCCTGATCACGATGAAGGCGACCCAGCCCCGGCACGCGATCATCGACGCGGGCACGGTGCTGGACAAGAGCCGTACGGCGGGCCGCCGTTGGCTGGCCGTCTCCCCGGATGTGAAGAACGTCCTGCTGAAGGACGACAACTTCTCTCAGGTCGCCCAGGCCGGTTCGGATGAGACGCTGCGCGGCGGCATCATCGGTGAGGCGTACGGCTTCACGGTCGTCTACTCGCCGTTTCTGGCCGACAAGACCGCCGTTGCCTACATCGGCTCGGCGTTCGCCATGGCGGTCTGCTCGCCGCCCGTGGTGCGGAGTGAGTTCTCCGCCTCGGCCGGTCACCAGGGCTACTCGATGCGCTGGCTGATGACCTTCAACGACGACAGCCTGAACCAGCGCTCCATCATGGACGCCTACGTCGGCTCGACTGTCTTGGACGAGCGGCGCTCGGTTGGTCTCAAGCTCGCCTGA
- a CDS encoding chaplin: MIKKVVAAVAATGGLVLAGAGIATADAGAQGAAVGSPGVVSGNVIQVPVHVPVNACGNTVSVVGLLNPAFGNTCINK, from the coding sequence ATGATCAAGAAGGTCGTCGCTGCTGTGGCTGCCACTGGTGGTCTCGTGCTCGCGGGTGCGGGCATCGCCACCGCCGACGCCGGTGCCCAGGGTGCCGCCGTGGGCTCTCCCGGCGTGGTGTCGGGCAATGTCATCCAGGTGCCCGTGCACGTTCCGGTGAACGCCTGCGGCAACACGGTCTCCGTGGTCGGGCTGCTGAACCCCGCCTTCGGCAACACCTGCATCAACAAGTGA
- a CDS encoding helix-turn-helix domain-containing protein gives MTKLMTVDEVAEYLGRPKHWIYNNHKAQGIPFKKVGQALRCRRHDLDRWLDGQGAR, from the coding sequence TTGACCAAGCTGATGACCGTTGATGAGGTGGCGGAGTACCTGGGCCGCCCGAAGCATTGGATCTACAACAACCACAAGGCCCAGGGCATCCCGTTCAAGAAGGTGGGACAGGCGCTCCGCTGCCGCCGTCATGACCTTGACCGGTGGCTGGACGGGCAGGGGGCACGATGA
- a CDS encoding tyrosine-type recombinase/integrase, producing the protein MVKLGAPERCTGPVRHTPTGGPDREHQASVAKRGNGLGGTPVEIKRTGRPNTWGVRTPLHFNKATGKQERYWIGRDYKTKTAAEKALRDWHTDHEAGKIAPRSDMKLGDWLDKWHSNLRKEGTTVAGYETKIRLHVKPHIGHMKLSEVTDDTLDDLYRMLETVPCPTNAGKPLGAKSVRHVHNILSGALGAAVPKLIPANPAATANPPTGREIRAQERDFPTLDDDGTARFLSSVWEPCGNRACDGGLAHHCLRDAPLWTVYAATGVRRSEALGMKWSLINWAEGSIELGWVVVEEGNTYRLRKLTKDGDANALIHVDQSVMNILKWQWERQQAERERLGFAWTDHDLVFARDGFKLYRGEAGGPQDPEKVSARWRTLRTRLKLPEEFRIHDWRHSKVTNDLEAGENPVEVSANVRHHSPGYTMARYGHSRKNGARKLAASGANRLGLSSLV; encoded by the coding sequence ATGGTCAAACTGGGGGCGCCGGAGCGATGCACCGGCCCGGTACGGCACACGCCGACCGGCGGACCCGACAGAGAGCACCAGGCATCCGTGGCGAAGCGCGGCAACGGACTCGGCGGAACCCCCGTGGAGATCAAGCGGACGGGACGGCCGAACACCTGGGGCGTACGCACGCCCCTCCACTTCAACAAGGCAACTGGAAAGCAGGAGCGCTATTGGATCGGCAGGGACTACAAGACCAAGACCGCAGCGGAAAAGGCACTTCGCGACTGGCACACCGACCACGAGGCCGGGAAGATCGCGCCCCGCTCTGACATGAAGCTGGGGGACTGGCTCGACAAGTGGCACAGCAATCTAAGGAAGGAGGGAACGACCGTGGCCGGGTACGAGACGAAGATCCGCCTGCACGTTAAACCACACATCGGCCACATGAAGCTGTCCGAGGTCACCGACGACACGCTGGACGACCTGTACCGAATGCTGGAAACCGTCCCGTGCCCCACCAACGCGGGCAAGCCGCTCGGGGCCAAGTCCGTGCGGCACGTCCACAACATCCTGTCCGGCGCACTCGGCGCGGCTGTGCCCAAGCTGATCCCTGCCAACCCGGCCGCCACCGCCAACCCGCCTACAGGCCGGGAGATACGAGCGCAGGAACGGGACTTCCCCACCCTGGACGACGACGGGACCGCCCGGTTCCTGTCCTCCGTGTGGGAGCCGTGCGGCAACCGGGCCTGTGATGGTGGCCTGGCTCATCACTGCCTGCGGGATGCTCCGCTGTGGACCGTCTACGCCGCCACTGGAGTGCGGCGCAGTGAGGCCCTGGGTATGAAGTGGTCCCTCATCAACTGGGCTGAGGGTTCCATCGAACTGGGCTGGGTCGTGGTGGAGGAGGGCAACACCTACCGGCTGCGGAAGCTGACCAAGGACGGCGACGCCAACGCCCTGATCCATGTGGATCAGTCCGTGATGAACATTCTGAAGTGGCAATGGGAGCGCCAGCAGGCGGAGCGCGAACGCCTCGGCTTCGCATGGACGGATCACGATCTCGTGTTCGCCCGCGACGGCTTCAAGCTCTACCGGGGCGAAGCGGGCGGGCCGCAAGACCCCGAGAAGGTCTCGGCACGGTGGCGCACCCTGCGCACCCGCCTGAAGCTCCCCGAAGAGTTCCGGATTCACGACTGGAGGCACAGCAAGGTCACGAACGATCTGGAGGCCGGGGAGAACCCCGTCGAGGTCTCCGCCAACGTCCGGCACCACTCGCCGGGCTACACGATGGCCCGCTACGGGCACAGCAGGAAGAACGGAGCCCGGAAGCTCGCTGCCTCCGGAGCCAACAGGCTCGGCCTGTCATCCCTGGTCTGA
- a CDS encoding ferritin-like domain-containing protein encodes MLSARSVFEEILDNDESFRLFCSIAASGEAQGGWENGRIAALVPRTERALAPRIVRHGADEDKHGRIFHALLRKRGLRPVEVPHDTDYTMLLEKHGIGLAHDKLKADKPLSVQDIVTYLAHSRVTEQRASEQMRLLLKHFADHPDIGRAVRMISHDEDNHLAYCHEELLRFARAGHGRTIQRTLRECAHTEIRVYRDVSLAVMERMGRILHWPHAKRQMLTAGIHALYGYERALGWRRMVSLEVPGRRDALGGPATAATELA; translated from the coding sequence ATGCTGTCGGCCAGGAGTGTCTTCGAAGAGATCCTCGACAACGACGAGTCGTTCCGGCTCTTCTGCTCCATCGCGGCCAGTGGTGAGGCCCAGGGCGGCTGGGAGAACGGCCGCATCGCCGCGCTCGTCCCGCGGACCGAGCGCGCCCTCGCCCCCAGGATCGTCCGGCACGGCGCCGACGAGGACAAGCACGGCAGGATCTTCCACGCACTGTTGAGGAAACGCGGCCTGCGACCGGTCGAGGTCCCACACGACACCGACTACACGATGCTCCTGGAGAAACACGGCATCGGTCTCGCACACGACAAGCTGAAGGCCGACAAGCCGCTGTCCGTGCAGGACATCGTCACCTACCTCGCGCACAGCAGAGTCACCGAGCAGCGCGCCTCCGAACAGATGCGGCTGCTCCTCAAGCACTTCGCCGACCACCCCGACATCGGCCGCGCCGTACGGATGATCTCCCACGACGAGGACAACCACCTCGCGTACTGCCACGAGGAACTGCTCCGGTTCGCGCGTGCGGGGCACGGCCGCACCATCCAGCGCACCCTGCGCGAGTGCGCCCACACCGAGATCCGCGTCTACCGCGACGTCAGCCTCGCCGTGATGGAGCGCATGGGACGCATCCTCCACTGGCCGCACGCCAAACGGCAGATGCTCACCGCGGGCATCCACGCCCTGTACGGCTACGAGAGAGCCCTCGGCTGGCGGCGCATGGTCTCCCTGGAGGTGCCCGGCCGGCGCGACGCCCTGGGAGGACCCGCCACGGCGGCCACCGAGCTCGCCTGA
- a CDS encoding LLM class F420-dependent oxidoreductase codes for MQLGINLGYWGAGMDADNLAVAKEADKLGYSVCWAAEAYGSDAATVLSWVAAQTERIDIGSAIFQIPARQPAMTAMTAATLDSLSGGRFRLGLGVSGPQVSEGWYGVKFDKPLARTREYVEIVRKAMTRERLSYEGEHWTLPLPGGPGKPIKLTVHPQREHIPLYVAAIGPKNLEQTGEIADGALLIFPAAEHLEDTAIRHLRAGREKAGKTMDGFDVVPTVPLAVGEDTQVDALADMFRPYTALYVGGMGSRKQNFYNQLAQRMGYEKEAAEIQDKYLAGDKDGAAAAVPRQLIDSTTLLGSVDRIADRMQAYAAAGVTTLTLAPAGFTLEERLASLRAGTEALERAGLA; via the coding sequence ATGCAGCTCGGGATCAACCTCGGCTACTGGGGCGCGGGGATGGACGCGGACAATCTCGCCGTCGCGAAGGAGGCCGACAAGCTGGGCTATTCGGTCTGCTGGGCCGCGGAGGCGTACGGGTCGGACGCCGCGACGGTGCTGTCCTGGGTGGCGGCGCAGACGGAACGCATCGACATCGGGTCCGCCATCTTCCAGATCCCGGCGCGCCAGCCGGCGATGACCGCGATGACGGCGGCGACCCTCGACTCGCTCTCCGGCGGCCGGTTCCGTCTCGGCCTCGGCGTCTCGGGCCCGCAGGTCTCCGAGGGCTGGTACGGCGTCAAGTTCGACAAGCCGCTGGCCCGCACGCGCGAGTACGTCGAGATCGTGCGCAAGGCCATGACCCGCGAGCGCCTCTCCTACGAGGGCGAGCACTGGACGCTGCCGCTGCCCGGCGGCCCCGGCAAGCCCATCAAGCTGACCGTCCACCCCCAGCGCGAGCACATCCCGCTGTACGTCGCCGCGATCGGCCCGAAGAACCTGGAGCAGACCGGCGAGATCGCCGACGGAGCCCTGCTGATCTTCCCGGCCGCCGAACACCTGGAGGACACCGCGATCCGGCACCTGCGCGCCGGGCGTGAGAAGGCAGGCAAGACCATGGACGGCTTCGACGTCGTCCCGACGGTGCCGCTCGCCGTCGGCGAGGACACCCAGGTCGACGCCCTCGCGGACATGTTCAGGCCGTACACCGCCCTGTACGTCGGCGGCATGGGCAGCCGGAAGCAGAACTTCTACAACCAGCTGGCACAGCGCATGGGGTACGAGAAGGAGGCCGCCGAGATCCAGGACAAGTACCTGGCGGGCGACAAGGACGGGGCGGCCGCGGCGGTGCCCCGGCAGCTGATCGACTCCACCACGCTGCTCGGTTCCGTGGACCGGATCGCCGACCGCATGCAGGCCTACGCCGCGGCCGGGGTCACCACGCTCACGCTGGCCCCCGCGGGCTTCACGCTGGAGGAACGCCTCGCCTCGCTGCGCGCGGGCACGGAGGCCCTGGAGCGCGCCGGACTGGCGTAG
- a CDS encoding aldo/keto reductase: protein MEQRHLGRTGLRVSRIGLGTLTWGHTEENDAADLLKVFWEAGGTLVDTADVYGDGEAEYVIGRLIERLVPRRDLVIATKAGSVPDPERRFDGSRGHLLAALDASLTRLGTDHVDLWQVHAFDPGTPLEETLQALDIAVSSGRARYAGVADFSGWQLAKAATWQLAAPGTRTRLASTQMEYSLLQRGVEREVLPAALDLGVGLLPSSPLGRGVLTGKYRHATPADSRGGSDHMAPFVAPYLDETAGRIVDAVATAADGLAATPLQVALAWVRDRPGVTAPIIGARNAQQLTAALSVETLSLPDEICRALDDVSAPVHRYPDHDWSTL, encoded by the coding sequence ATGGAGCAGAGGCATCTCGGCCGGACCGGCCTGCGCGTGTCCCGCATCGGACTCGGAACCCTCACCTGGGGCCACACCGAGGAGAACGACGCCGCCGACCTGTTGAAGGTGTTCTGGGAGGCGGGCGGCACCCTCGTCGACACCGCTGATGTGTACGGCGACGGGGAGGCGGAGTACGTCATCGGCCGTCTGATCGAGCGGCTCGTGCCCCGCCGCGACCTGGTCATCGCGACGAAGGCGGGCAGCGTCCCGGACCCGGAGCGGCGCTTCGACGGCTCGCGCGGCCATCTCCTCGCCGCACTGGACGCCTCCCTCACCCGCCTCGGCACGGACCATGTGGACCTGTGGCAGGTTCATGCCTTCGATCCGGGGACGCCACTGGAGGAGACCCTGCAAGCCCTGGACATCGCGGTGAGCAGCGGCCGGGCCCGCTATGCGGGCGTCGCGGACTTCAGCGGCTGGCAGCTCGCGAAGGCCGCCACCTGGCAGCTCGCGGCGCCGGGCACCCGCACCCGCCTGGCCAGTACGCAGATGGAGTACTCGTTGCTGCAGCGCGGCGTGGAGCGGGAAGTGCTGCCCGCCGCCCTCGACCTGGGGGTCGGGCTCCTGCCGTCCTCGCCGCTCGGCAGAGGCGTCCTCACCGGGAAGTACCGGCACGCCACGCCCGCCGACTCGCGCGGCGGCTCCGACCACATGGCGCCCTTCGTCGCTCCGTACCTCGACGAGACGGCGGGCCGCATCGTCGACGCGGTCGCGACGGCCGCCGACGGGCTCGCGGCGACCCCGCTCCAGGTCGCCCTCGCCTGGGTGCGGGACCGCCCCGGAGTGACCGCCCCCATCATCGGCGCGCGCAACGCGCAGCAGCTCACGGCCGCATTGTCAGTGGAGACCCTTAGTCTTCCTGACGAGATCTGCCGGGCGCTCGACGACGTGTCGGCGCCGGTGCACCGCTATCCCGATCACGACTGGAGCACGCTGTGA
- a CDS encoding DUF5703 family protein: MPEYEFVDVYVPRGVTRKEATRLLTDHAEYGHWELDRLSLRPDGSRRVRLKRRIIRQLRATW, from the coding sequence ATGCCGGAATACGAATTTGTCGACGTGTATGTACCGCGCGGGGTTACCCGCAAGGAAGCCACGCGCCTGCTGACGGACCACGCGGAGTACGGACACTGGGAGTTGGACCGCCTGAGTCTGCGCCCCGACGGCAGCCGCAGAGTGCGCCTGAAGCGGCGCATCATCCGCCAGCTGAGAGCCACCTGGTGA
- a CDS encoding ATP-binding domain-containing protein, which produces MSTEPAAAEDPGAAAAEQAESPGAEEAAPDAEAASDTGESKDEAGDKSEGGAEDKSAELSETEAEIAAQRELRERIAERKASKQGPIEAGTKLSGTAADLLAAVRAVESGEKPVVSAFQEPEPARRPAPVRAPEPVRPQQPATAQAPAQETVEVVRAVLAEGGAPPALAEPTAAALGDGADGQLRADPWQLLRVTGVRPEQADGFARALLGAECGPDDERRGRAITVWLLEQAAVAGHTALDAATLHAALGQRAVPDPDAAVQSALAEGDALVFQDALEGAEVPVQRTDDEAARSGADGEDGEGAEPERPVRVLIGLERYALAEESLADGLARLINSLPKEPAETSEPEGPDWEAAAAQASGSAAELIRAVAGHGLVLHTGGEEARAEPAALVAAAAALGLRVCAAAHSADGRRRLARATGTDDTAVTVAGLLAGDEGPGRDAEGALALDLLVVLDAPQLDVESAAMLVESLSDGARLVLSGDPGVLWSAGPGRVFTDLLAARCCPQVVSRTPDPGPVGELTSGIGIGELNQVEAPGKEVVLVPVRDPAEAIHRTVQLVADSVPRAIGVPAEHTQVITPGPGGAAGTRALNTALKERLNPGPGRFGGFDPDDRVAYVPAPGRTTLGRVVRADEEGLHLECDGAPVVVAKERVEREVRHGWALTAHQATGQRWPAVVVVLPGDAAQALSRPWVYTAFSRAERHLSVVQGVEQALPRAVAERLWKGRTTRLQTLLHPQVPATTA; this is translated from the coding sequence GTGAGTACGGAACCCGCTGCCGCGGAGGACCCCGGGGCCGCTGCCGCGGAGCAGGCGGAGTCGCCCGGCGCGGAGGAAGCCGCGCCGGACGCCGAGGCCGCGTCGGACACCGGCGAGAGCAAGGACGAGGCCGGGGACAAGAGCGAAGGCGGGGCCGAGGACAAGAGCGCCGAGCTGTCCGAGACCGAGGCCGAGATCGCCGCGCAGCGCGAGCTGCGGGAGCGCATCGCGGAGCGGAAGGCGTCGAAGCAGGGGCCGATCGAGGCCGGGACGAAGCTGAGCGGCACCGCCGCCGACCTGCTGGCCGCCGTGCGCGCCGTGGAGAGCGGCGAGAAGCCCGTCGTGAGCGCCTTCCAGGAGCCGGAGCCCGCCCGCAGGCCCGCCCCGGTCCGCGCGCCCGAACCCGTGCGCCCGCAGCAGCCCGCGACCGCTCAGGCACCCGCGCAGGAGACCGTCGAGGTTGTCCGTGCCGTGCTCGCCGAGGGAGGCGCGCCGCCCGCCCTCGCCGAGCCGACGGCGGCGGCGCTCGGCGACGGCGCCGACGGGCAACTGCGCGCCGACCCGTGGCAGTTGCTGCGGGTCACCGGCGTGCGGCCCGAGCAGGCCGACGGGTTCGCCAGGGCGCTGCTCGGCGCGGAGTGCGGACCCGACGACGAGCGCAGGGGCCGCGCGATCACCGTATGGCTCCTGGAGCAGGCCGCCGTCGCGGGGCACACGGCGCTCGACGCCGCGACGCTGCACGCCGCGCTCGGGCAGCGCGCGGTGCCGGATCCGGACGCGGCGGTGCAGAGCGCACTCGCCGAGGGCGACGCCCTGGTCTTCCAGGACGCCCTCGAAGGGGCCGAGGTGCCGGTCCAGCGCACGGACGACGAGGCCGCGCGGAGCGGAGCGGACGGCGAGGACGGCGAGGGCGCAGAGCCGGAGCGCCCGGTCCGCGTCCTGATCGGCCTGGAGCGGTACGCACTCGCGGAGGAGAGCCTCGCCGACGGCCTCGCCCGCCTGATCAACTCCCTGCCCAAGGAGCCCGCCGAGACGTCGGAACCGGAGGGCCCCGACTGGGAGGCCGCCGCCGCGCAGGCGTCCGGCTCCGCGGCCGAGCTGATCCGCGCCGTCGCCGGGCACGGACTCGTGCTGCACACCGGCGGCGAGGAGGCACGCGCCGAGCCCGCGGCGCTGGTGGCCGCCGCCGCGGCGCTGGGCCTGCGGGTGTGCGCCGCCGCCCACAGCGCCGACGGACGCCGTCGCCTCGCGCGGGCGACGGGCACCGACGACACCGCGGTCACCGTCGCCGGGCTGCTCGCGGGCGACGAGGGCCCCGGGCGCGACGCGGAGGGTGCGCTCGCGCTCGACCTCCTGGTCGTCCTGGACGCGCCGCAGCTGGACGTGGAGAGCGCGGCGATGCTCGTCGAGTCCCTGTCGGACGGCGCCCGCCTGGTCCTCAGCGGCGACCCGGGCGTGCTGTGGTCGGCGGGCCCCGGGCGGGTCTTCACCGATCTCCTCGCCGCGCGCTGCTGCCCGCAGGTCGTCTCGCGCACCCCGGACCCGGGCCCCGTCGGCGAGCTGACGTCCGGCATCGGCATCGGCGAGCTGAACCAGGTCGAGGCGCCCGGCAAGGAAGTCGTCCTCGTCCCGGTGCGCGACCCCGCGGAGGCCATCCACCGCACGGTCCAGCTCGTCGCGGACTCCGTGCCCCGGGCGATCGGAGTGCCCGCCGAGCACACCCAGGTCATCACGCCGGGACCCGGCGGCGCCGCGGGCACGCGCGCGCTCAACACCGCCCTGAAGGAACGGCTGAATCCGGGCCCCGGCAGGTTCGGCGGCTTCGACCCGGACGACCGGGTGGCGTACGTCCCCGCGCCGGGCCGCACGACGCTCGGCCGCGTGGTGCGGGCCGATGAGGAGGGACTGCACCTGGAGTGCGACGGCGCCCCCGTCGTCGTAGCCAAGGAACGGGTCGAGCGGGAGGTGCGGCACGGCTGGGCGCTCACCGCGCACCAGGCGACCGGGCAGCGCTGGCCCGCGGTCGTCGTGGTGCTGCCGGGCGACGCGGCCCAGGCACTGTCCCGGCCGTGGGTGTACACCGCGTTCAGCCGCGCGGAACGGCATCTGTCGGTCGTGCAGGGCGTGGAGCAGGCGCTGCCGCGCGCGGTGGCGGAACGCCTCTGGAAGGGCCGTACGACGCGCCTGCAGACGCTGCTGCACCCGCAGGTGCCGGCGACGACGGCCTGA